The DNA sequence CTGAGAAGATGCCATATTCTCAAATTTGTGATattagtttttgtattttttccttttccagTTTTGCAACATTCCCTTTTCCTTCACACTGCAACACTTTTTTCCCCGAGTTGAATTTATGATTTTGCTATAAGCTATTTCTTGTGTGTTACAGAACTGATGTCTCTCAACACTCTTTAAAAGATCTAAATCACCAAGGGTGGGTCCACATTTCAGTCTCGATAACAAGAATCTCCTCTCCTTGATATTACTATATAGTTTGGAAGAAAGGATACCTTGGGGGACAGGAGGCGGGTTCTTGGTACAAGCATCGGTCAGGTCTTTGCATAGGTGATTAACCAGTGAAGCAAGATCAGGCTTAGACTTGTTCAGATTACATAACCAAAAGTCTCATTAACCACTAAATGGGCTTGAGGCAAGACACTAGGCCCATTATTTAATATGACTGATTCTCGATGATATAGGGGTAATTAAGTCTTCTTAACGGACAATTTGGGTTTGCCGTCGGCCAATTACGAAAGAAAAGAAGCAGGGAAGCTCCGGCCGGGGGTAGAGTGAAATGGCGGGGGGGATGGTGATAGTATTCGACTTCGATCGGACAATGATCGAGGGAGATAGTGACAACTGGGTTGTAACAGAGATGGGGCTCACAGAGATCTTCCATCAGCTCCGCTTCACTTTACCTTGGAATCGCCTCATGGTCTCTATTTCATCTATTTAAAAAGCCCAGTGATTCAATCTCTTCTTCTGATTCTTGAATTATTTTCTTCTGTTTGATTGGATTTTTGAAAGGATAGGATGATGACGGAGCTTCACTCGCAAGGGAGATCGATTCAGGACATTGAAGCTTGTTTGAAAAGAATAATGCCTATTGATTCTCATATCGTCGAAGCTATCAAATCAGCTAAATCTTTAGGGTATTGAACAATGTCGTGTTTGTGTTCTAACTTCTAATGACCGGACACTGATTAGTTTCACTTTGGTCCTAATctcagcttctttttttttaatttggctTAGCGTtgattgttttaaattatttgcaGATGTGATTTGAAGATTGTGAGTGATGCGAACCAGTTTTTCATCGAGAAGATACTAGAGCAGCATGATTTGTTGGATTGCTTCTCAGATATCTACACAAACCCAACCTCTGTTGATGAACATGGAAAGTTAAGGATCTTACCCTACCATGGTGCTGCATCGACTCCTCCACATACCTGCAATCTCTGCCCTCCAAATCTCTGCAAGGTActttatgatctttgaaaaactttataaaagCCTCCATTTGTTTCCTCAGGTTTCTGCATCTGGTTTGATATGGTTTTGGGTAGTGAATCTTTATTTGTTTCCTCAGGGTTTGGTGATGGATCATATacgagcttcttcttctcccgACGATCAGATTCTAACGAGGTTTATCTACCTTGGAGATGGAGGAGGTGACTTCTGTCCAACGTTGAAGCTGAGGGAGTGTGATTGTGTGATGCCAAGGATGAATTATCCGCTGTGGAAGCGGATTTCAGACAATCCCTCGCTGATCAAAGCAGATGTCAAGGAATGGAGCAATGCAAAGGAACTACGGAGGATACTTATGCAACTTGTCAGCACAATGACAAAGGAAGATTCATAACAAAACTCTACTCTTTTTGAAACAAAGCTGAAAGTGTTTCTGATTGATGCAAAAAGGTGATGATAGGAACTATGTGTTTGTCTATCTTCACTTGATTGATTTACACGTTGTCTTGTGTAATGGTGATGACTTTCATCAAATAaaggattttgtttttttttcattaaatatttggtgaatatcaaaagaaaatattattcgCACACTTCAAAACCTAATTTAAACTTGGGCGCGTAGATACATCTTGCTTCAACCTTGCCAAAGTGTGATGCTTTGTTTGAGATTTGAGCAGATTATAGTTAACCAGACAAAAGGTTGGTTTACTCTTGTTCTAACAGGAAGTTTCAGTTGGTCCATAATGTAGAGTTGGCTCTTCAGTGAAGCTAGGCAATGCCTGCAAACTCTATCCTTCCAGCCATATCTTTGGAAACACAGAGTTGGGGGAATCTTGTGTTCTCATGACGTAAAATCCCTTTGAGATCTCTAATTTACCTTCCATACTTATATATAATGTGCTCTATTGTTTAGAGATTGATCTTTGCTATGTCATTCATATGTGTCAATTTCTGTCAGCCAGTGGTGATGTTGTTGGCGATGAGCTTCCTGGTTATACGGTCATAGAAGGCAATAACATTATCGGTCACCACGCTGTGGTTGGTGTTAAATGCCAAGACTTGAAGTAAAAGGTATGTGAGAAACTCAATGGTGCGACTATCTACAGGTATCACAAGATGTTCCAAAGTACTTGATGGTGACTGGAGAAACAAAGTAAATGAGCAACATGGTCGGTTTGTCAAACTTACCATCATGTAACTTAAAGTATCTTTCATATCTCGTCATGTCACCATGGTTTAATTTAACCTCCCACAATTGTTCTCCATTTTTCCAACTACAGCCACCACTGAAACTCCATGCACTGcttcataataaaatttatttgttatggGAACATGATAAACTCTTTTCCGAAACCAATATTAAGCGCCGTCTTAACGATAATTGATCGACATTGTCTATGTGGGCAATTCTGAAGGAGCGCATTGTGGTATCTTGTCTACATCCACGATACTTGCAATCAATTGCATTTTATAGTCCAATTTTAGTACATATTCCAAACCTCCCATTATGTTGTATCTGTAGCAGAAATGGTATTTTTTACCACGTGCTTTTCTTTAAGGTAAAGCATTGCACTGACCAACTCAGTTGTCGTAAACGCTCAACATGTCTCtatgagaaagaaaagaaaaagttgacTTGCATGCTTTATTATCTAAATATATGTCACGAAAATTCATAAGCATTcttcaaaaatgaaaaagaaaagaaagcaagaAATTCTTATATGATATCCGTAAAGTTTTGACTCCATTATCGTTACCAAATCATTAGACATGATATTTCAGATAATCTGATGAGAGCATTGAAAAGAGAAAGTGTTTTCTTTCATTATGCAAATTTCTTAGATCATCATCAATTTAGAATGGTTGGTTTACCTGAGATACATGCCAAAGTGCATATGATGCTTTTCTTTTCCTTAACGACTTTGATTTCAATTTGGGATGGTTGACATGATGAGTGAGAGCAAATCCATCAGAATAATTGACAAATATGAACTAGCTTGGAGGCCACAAATCCAGCAGAGTGCATATGATGTAATTTTCAATTATTACATAACTTTGGAGGCCACGAATCCGGCAGGCGGTTCTTGTTTAACTTTCCAGGTGCGTTTGTTCAGAGATAACACTGTAAAAGGAGCTTACCACAAAATAATGACCGAAGGTTGTAGGATCAAACCTGAAATTCCAGGTCAGTTTTGTCTTTTGTGTCATGTGATTATTGCCTTCTCAGTAGGTTGATGCATGATTCTTTATattgctctttttttttaatatttcaaaggTACAAGAGAAATAATACATCTATGTGATTTCAATGGAGAAGTTTACAAAGACAGTCTACCTGATTGGTATTCAGATGATGCATTGCAGCCCAATGACCAGTTTTATCAAGTGAGGGCAACTTGTTCTTTTATACTTCTTCTGCCTCGATCATTTTCTTGTTCGCTTTATgtctttatttttgttgtttcacAGGTGCAAGATTCAGATATTCTTGAAAACGATTGGCATAATCTGTATGCTGAACTTGCCATGTACGCACTGAAGGAAGACGACATGTCCTTGTTCGAGACTTGGCTGCCTCTGAAGATCAAGAAGGTCGTTGTGCAGACTTTTGAAGATGTGAAATCAAACGAAAAGCTCAAGGCCGGGAATGCAATCTTCTACACCAGTTTCAAGAACTTGAATGCTCCTCCCCATGGTCTGTGCCAAGATCACCGAGTCATCATAAGAAGAAGCACTGATGGGCTTCCAGGACATGTTTATCTTGACTTCAAGTCGTGCTCCGGTCATAATATTTTCAAGGCAAGTTCGGTCTGAGACATATATGTTTCCTAAGTTAATAAGACGACTCTACTCAGTATCTATAAGCTATGTTGTCATGACTGAATAATCATCTCCTCTGTTTGTTTTTCAGTGTAATCCAGCACTTAATAACTTGTCCGTTATGTCTTTTAAGTTTGTTATTTGGTTTTCCTCAGTTCTTTTTTTCTATACAAAAAATGTTGAATAATTCATTTTGATCGTTGCTACTTGCAATCTAATCTACTGAAAAACTAAACCCTGTCAAATTTCATTGCGGAGGAGTGTCTGATCGATGCGGAAAAGGTTAAGCTCCTCGAAACTCTATGGACGAGCATAATGGATTCTACATGAtcctataaaatattttttctttgaaacaGAAATCCTAACTACTTTGAAATATAATGTCTTCGAACGATGTTTCATGAGTCATCACGAGTCTTGACGACGGATACAGTCACAATCTCTTTGAATGATGTATGTGATTATTTACGTACTAGTAAAAACACACCAAGTTAGAAAGCATCCAacggttataaaaaaaaattatgaaaaatatagcAGAAACGCAAGGATATTtctgaaaacatattttatcaaaGAAGATATCATGAAAAATGTAAGGAAAGCTATTACTACAGTATTGAAGGATGATGATATCAACAGAGGACAATTACAATTACTACAGTATTGATATCAACTTTAATAATTgtaataatatgttttatttttcttatttggattcataaaataaatagtacCTTTTAGTGGTAGTGTGTGCAGTGATTTTAATGGTGCCAGTAAGTTAgcaatttcaaagaaaaaagagtaaaagATTAATAATGTATACAGTTGACTACATATAATACATGAATTACtagtgtttgaaaaaaaaaatacatgaactacTTTTCTCTGGATTACTAAAACAAGTATTCTATATTGGTTTCAAAGATCTCCAAAGTTTTATCTATCATACTGTTTGTGTAGTATGTATGTCTGTCACTA is a window from the Raphanus sativus cultivar WK10039 unplaced genomic scaffold, ASM80110v3 Scaffold2671, whole genome shotgun sequence genome containing:
- the LOC108842339 gene encoding thiamine phosphate phosphatase-like protein isoform X2, with product MMTELHSQGRSIQDIEACLKRIMPIDSHIVEAIKSAKSLGCDLKIVSDANQFFIEKILEQHDLLDCFSDIYTNPTSVDEHGKLRILPYHGAASTPPHTCNLCPPNLCKGLVMDHIRASSSPDDQILTRFIYLGDGGGDFCPTLKLRECDCVMPRMNYPLWKRISDNPSLIKADVKEWSNAKELRRILMQLVSTMTKEDS
- the LOC108839541 gene encoding UPF0725 protein At4g29550 yields the protein MVDMMSESKSIRIIDKYELAWRPQIQQSAYDVIFNYYITLEATNPAGGSCLTFQVRLFRDNTVKGAYHKIMTEGCRIKPEIPGTREIIHLCDFNGEVYKDSLPDWYSDDALQPNDQFYQVQDSDILENDWHNLYAELAMYALKEDDMSLFETWLPLKIKKVVVQTFEDVKSNEKLKAGNAIFYTSFKNLNAPPHGLCQDHRVIIRRSTDGLPGHVYLDFKSCSGHNIFKASSV
- the LOC108842339 gene encoding thiamine phosphate phosphatase-like protein isoform X1; its protein translation is MAGGMVIVFDFDRTMIEGDSDNWVVTEMGLTEIFHQLRFTLPWNRLMDRMMTELHSQGRSIQDIEACLKRIMPIDSHIVEAIKSAKSLGCDLKIVSDANQFFIEKILEQHDLLDCFSDIYTNPTSVDEHGKLRILPYHGAASTPPHTCNLCPPNLCKGLVMDHIRASSSPDDQILTRFIYLGDGGGDFCPTLKLRECDCVMPRMNYPLWKRISDNPSLIKADVKEWSNAKELRRILMQLVSTMTKEDS